Part of the Chromatiales bacterium 21-64-14 genome, AATTCACCGCCACCGTCGCTGACGTCACCGACTTCGCAACGTTCGTCACCGCCTCCCCGACCAACGCGCCGACCGGGCAGCCGGTGATCGTCAGTCATGGCCGGCACTTGTCTTGACGGCCCGCCGTCGGGGTCCGCGGGCCGGTAGCGTCGACCGCTAGACATGGTGCCCACGCACGCGGACAATCCGTCGCTCAAAACGCAGGGGCTCCGCGCATGGCCAAGCAGGGAAACGAACCGGGACGCAATGCCCAGCAGGAAGCGCTGAAGCGCGCGCCGCCCGCGGCGCCGCACAGCAAGTCCTTCGCAGTGCTCGCGGTCGCCGTGCTCGGTGTCGTCTACGGCGACATCGGCACCAGCCCCATCTATGCTTTGCGCGAGTGTTTCGCCGGCAAGGATCCCATCGCTATCACGCAGGGCAATGTGCTCGGCATTCTCTCGCTCATTTTATGGACGCTGCTCCTGGTCGTTTCGCTCAAGTACATGGTGTATGTGCTGCGCGCGGACAACCGGGGCGAGGGCGGCACCTTCGCATTGCTGGCGCTGCTTCGGCCGGAGCGGGATCAAGGCCGGCGCCGCCGCCGCGTTCTGATTCTGGTCGGGGTGCTCGGCGCGTCGATGCTTTACGGGGGGGCGATGATTACCCCGGCGATCTCGGTGCTGAGCGCGGTGGAAGGGTTGCAGATCGCCGCGCCCCATCTGCACAGTTTCGTGATCCCGCTCACGGTCGTCATTCTGCTCGTGCTATTCGCGGTACAGAGCCACGGAACGGCAAAGATGGGCGCGGTATTTGGCCCGCTGACGCTGATCTGGTTCGCGGTCCTGGCCGTGCTCGGGATCTGCGGGATTTTGCACGCGCCTGCAGTATTGCTCGCCGTCAATCCCTGGTACGCGGTGAAGTTCTTCGCGGTCAACGGGATGACCGGCTTCCTCGCCATGTATGCCGTGTTCCTCGTCACAACGGGCGGCGAAGCGCTCTATGCCGACCTCGGACACTTCGGACGCCAGCCGATCCGCAAGGTCTGGTTCGTCTTCGTGCTGCCGGCGCTGCTGCTCAACTATTTTGGCCAGGGCGCGCTGTTGATCTCAGAGCCTTCAACCACCATCCATCCGTTCTTTAACCTTGCCCCGACCTGGGCGCTTTACCCCTTGGTTGTGTTGGCGACCATTGCAACTTGCATCGCGTCGCAGGCAGTCATTACCGGCGCCTATTCGCTTACCCGTCAAGCGGTCCAGCTCGGGCTGCTGCCCCGGCTTACGGTCAAGCAGACTTCCCCCGATGCGCGTGGCCAGATCTACATGCCCACGGTGAACTGGCTGCTCATGATCGCCGCGATCGGGCTGGTGCTCGCCTTCCGTTCATCGGGCAATCTGGCGGCGGCGTATGGCGTCGCGGTGAACTCGACCATGGTGATTACCACCGTGCTGGCGTTCAACGTGGCGCGCGAGCGCGGCGGGTGGGGGCTGCCCGCGGCAATGGTTTTTCTGCTCGGGTTTCTCGCAATCGACCTGGGGTTCCTGGGATCTAACCTGCTCAAGATTCCGGACGGCGGCTGGTTGCCGTTATTGATCGGTTTGGTACTGTTTACGGTCATGACCACTTGGCGCCGCGGCGCAGGCCTGCTGGCCGATCAGATCGCGCGTTCCACGCCCGATCTCGAGACGTTCATCGGGCGGGTGGAGGGCGAGCGGATACCGCGCATACCCGGGGCAGCGGTATTTTTCACCGGCCGGCTGGAGCAGACACCACCGGCGCTTCAGAAATTGGTGCGGCATACGGGGGTATTGCACGAGCGGGTGATCGTGACGACCGTAGTCATGGAGCCGGTGCCCAAGACCGACCGCGACGAGCGCATCGAGCTCGAGCAGCTGGGCGCTGGCTTCTATCGTCTGGTGTTGCGCTATGGTTTCATGCAAGGCCCGAACATCCCCTCGGAGTTCGCCGCCTGCGCGGAGCTGGGACTGACGCTGGATCTGGACGACATTCACTATTTTATCGGCCATGTCGACCTGCTTGCAGGCCGCAAGCGGAACGGGATGGCGGCGTGGCGCGACCACCTCTTTACCTACATGGCAAACAATACCCAGGATGCCACCGCCTTCTACCAGATCCCGGCCGCGCAGGTGATGAAGGTGGGTTTGCAGGTAGGGATCTGACGACCGGTTTGCGCGTCCGGGGGCCGCAGCGCTTGGTGGGTCCCCGGTCGGTGCGCACGCCACGACTGCGCCCCACTGTCATCGGACTGCCGCGACGGCGCCCGCAACGATCGGTGGGATTCCGCAGACCGGCGGGCGTGGTGGGCTACGGAGGTCCCGGTTGCGGGTTCGTGGGCCGGTAGGTGGTGAATTTCTGCTCCACCAGCCGTCTTCCCGCGTACCAGATATTAAAAGTCCATACATCCTCTACCCTCTCGTAGTCCTCGTTGAGGGCATAGCCGTCCAGGGCGAAGACCTCGCCGCGAGACACCCGCTTGTGGACGGTATCGGTGGTCTGCGTGGATCGGGTTCCATCCGGAAGTTACATCACCGGGTGGAAGAGTACCCGCTTCAGAGTGACCTGCGACGCGTGGGCCGGAAGATTGGACAGCCGATACTGATAAGCGAAGTAGAGATCCTTGCGGAGCGGGATCCGGGTCGTCTTCGTCGCCAGGTCGATGACTGGCGCCGGCGGTGGGATCGGGGGCCAGGCTGCCCTTGCGCACCAGCTTGAAGATGCCATCCCGGGTCACCTTGCCGGTGGGTGCGGCCGCTTTGGCCGGGGTGCGCCGCGCGTCTGGAGCCGGGCCAAACCCGGGCGCGGTATCGGTGGGCCCGGCGCAACCGGCCACTCCGAGGGCGAATACCCGTGGAATCAGACGCCCCATCAATCCCTCCTCTATAGCCGATGCGGCGCGGAACGGCGGCCGCGCCGGTGCCCCGGGGAGGCCTTCCAAAAGCCATACCCTTACCGCTGTGGCGCATCAATGACGGGATGCATGTGGGTGGCGATCGATGCGGCTCCGCCGGCCGCGTGGTTACTTCATGCGCGCCCGGTCTTGGGTGGCCAGTCCCCCCCTGGTGCAACGGGTCCCGAGTGGAGGTCCCAGGCCATCTGGCGTCGCGCTTTTCCCCCGGCCCCGGATCGATCGTGCCCGGGGCCGTTCCCAAACGATCACCGCGCCCGTTATTCTACTGCCCTGAGGCATGGCAGGTGTGCGGCGGCTGCGCCGCCGGTGCCGGCATGGGTGTGCGCACAATCTTGGACCTGAGCGACATGGATGCACTGCGGCTGATTTTGTTGGTGGTAGGGGTCGTGATTCTGGCCGGGATTTACGCATGGGACCGGTTCGGGCGGCGCAGTGCCGACACGTTCGGAGGGGAAGCGCCACGGCGCGGGCCGGGACCTTCGGATCCAGAGCCTGAACCTGAGCCCGCCACCGTAGCCCAGGAACTGGAACGGCTGGAACGGATCATTGTTGCAGATCAAAGCGACACCCGGACCACTCCGCCACCCGTGAAGATGATGCCGGAGCGGACCGCTCCAACCGCGTCGCCGCGGCCCGCAGCGACGCGGCCCAAACCTGTGCCGTCGGCTCCACCGCCCCCACCGCCCCCACCGCCCCCACCGCCAATACCCCCACTTCCTGAACAGAAGCTGGTGGTGCTGCATGTGGCGGCCCCCGCGGGGGCGCGTTTCGGCGGTGCGGAACTCGCCGCCGCGTTCGCGGCGGAAGGGCTCCAATATGGTGAGCTGCGCATCTACCACCTGCGCGCGCTGGGCGACACCGGTCCCGTCTTATTCAGCGTCGCGAACATGGTGGAGCCGGGCCATTTCGAACCGGAGACCATGGACGCTCTGAGTACCCCCGGGGTGGTGTTGTTGCAACAGTTGCCCGGGCCGCAGCCGGGACCGGAGGCGTTCCAGTCCATGCTCGAGGTTGCGCAACGCCTTGCCGACCGGCTCGACGGCGAGTTGTGGGACGAGCGGCGCAATCCGCTGACCGTCCAGCGCATGGAGTCCCTGCAGGCCGAACTCGTGGAATACGAGCGGCGTCGCCGCTTGCCCGGGGTACTCCGGTGAAGGCTCCGGTCAGCGCGGCGCGCCGTGCCCGGGAGCTGCGCGAGCAACTGGCGGAACATAACTACCGCTATTACGTGCTGGATCAGCCTGAGATCTCCGATGCGCAGTACGACCGCTTGTTGCGCGAACTGCAGGTCCTGGAGTGTGACCACCCGGAGTTGGTAACACCGGACTCCCCTACGCAGCGGGTCGGTGCGGAGCCGGTCAAGGGGTTTGGGGAGGTTCACCACCGCATCCCGATGTTGTCCCTGGATAACGCGTTCTCCGAGACGGAATTGGCGGAATTCGACCGGCGGGTACGCGACCGGCTGGACGCCGAGCGCATCAGCTACCACGCGGCGCCAAAATTCGATGGGCTTTCGGTGAGCCTGCGCTACGCAGACGGGCAGTTGTTGCACGGTGGAACCCGTGGTGACGGAAGTCACGGCGAGGACATCACCGCCAATGTGCGCACCATCCGCAATGTGCCCCTGAGACTGCGCGGGCGCGGTTGGCCGGACGCCTTTGATGTGCGCGGAGAGGTGGTCATTCCGAAACCAGCCTTCGAACGCCTCAACGTCGAACGCACACAACAGGGGGAGGCGGTATTCGCCAACCCGCGCAACGCCGCCGCCGGCAGCCTGCGTCAACTGGACTCCCGTGTCACCGCGCGCCGCCCGCTGGCATTTTTCCCATGGGGGCTGGGAGAGGTATCGGAGCCCTTCGCCGCGACGCACTCGGAGGTGATGACTCACCTCAAGGCCTGGGGTTTCGCGGTGGGGGAAGATTTTCACGCCGTCGAGGGGTTGGACGGTTGTTTGGCTTACTACCGGCAGATGTTGCAACGCCGGGAGCGGCTGGCCTTCGAAGTCGACGGCGTGGTGTACAAGGTGGATGCCTTTTCCGACTGCGAGCGGCTCGGGTTTACCTCGCGTGCCCCGCGCTGGGCGGTCGCCCATAAGTTCCCGGCCCAGGAGGAGACCACCGTGGTGCGGGAGATCCTGGCCTCGGTGGGTCGTACCGGAGTGCTGACGCCGGTGGCGATCCTGGAACCGGTCGCGGTGGGCGGTGTCATTGTGAGCCGCGCCACGCTCCACAATCAGGACGAGGTGGACCGCAAGGACGTGCGGGTCGGAGACACAGTGATCGTGCGCCGCGCCGGTGACGTGATCCCTGAGGTGGTCGGGGTGATCCCCGCCAAACGGCCGCCCCGGACCCGGCGCTGGCATTTGCCCAAGACCTGCCCGGTCTGCGGTTCGGAGGTGGTGCGGTTGGAGGGTGAGGTGGCGCACCGGTGCATGGGTGGCCTGTACTGTGCCGCGCAGCGTAAGCAGGCGATCCGGCACTTCGCCGCGCGCCGTGCGATGGACATCGACGGCTTGGGCGACAAACTGGTGGATCAGTTGGTGGACCAGGAGCTGGTCCGCGACCCCGCCGACCTGTATGCACTGACCCAGGACCAGCTTGCGGCGCTGGAGCGCATGGCGGCGAAATCGGCCGCGAATCTGCTGGGCGCGTTGGACAAGAGCAAGTCCACCACTCTGGAACGCTTCCTCTACGCGTTGGGGATCCGCGAGGTGGGGGAGGCCACCGCCCGGAATCTCGCGGGACACTTCGGTGGACTGGAGGACTTGATGGCGGCGGAGCCGGAGCACTTGCAGGAGGTTCCGGACGTCGGGCCGGTGGCCGCCCGCAGCGTGTGCGCCTTCTTTCAGGAACCTCACAACCGCACGGTGATTGAAAAGCTGCTCCAGGCCGGTGTCCACTGGGCGGCCCCGGACCGGACCGCCCGCAAGCCGCTTGCGGGCAAGACCTGCGTGCTTACCGGTGCGCTGGCGTCCATGAGCCGCGACGAGGCCAAGGCGCGCCTGCAGGCCCTGGGTGCCAAGGTGGCCGGCAGCGTATCCCGCAATACGGATTTTCTGGTGGCGGGCACCGACCCCGGCTCAAAGCTGGACAAGGCGCGCGGGCTTGGCGTCCAGATCCTCGACGAACGGGCACTCGAAAAACTCCTCTCCGGCTAACCCGCCTCTTGAGGCAAGAGACGGCTCCAATGGCGGGCTGGGGATCGCGCTGGAAAATCCGTCCAATCGGACTGGTGCACCTCATGCTGGCGGGCGCACGTTTGCGTACCGGGTTTCGCCCCGGGTCGGAGGGAACTCGGGGGCTGGGTATGGGTCGAATCTGTAACGGCGGCCCGTGCCCACCGGGGCACATCCATTGGGCCGGCCAGGAGGTATCCCATGAGCCGAACCCTGTTTCACACCGACCGTGTTTTCTTTCAGGAATTCGCCGAAGGGGGCGCCAGTGGATGGTACTTCCAGAGCCGGGGTTTCCAGGCCCACGGGCCGTTCCCCACCCGCACCGACCTGCTAACCGCCCTGCGGGTGTTTGTGAAGACCCGGGCCGTCGTGGGGGATGCCGGCCCTCGGGGCCGGGCCGGGTAATCTGCGCGTTGCGAGGCGCGTGGGAGATCGCACCGGTTTCGTGATCCTTATCCACTTGGCTGCGCCCGTGGGATCCGGCGGGAACGCCCGCCAAACGCTCCGATATTGTTCACCCACCCGCCATCCACGGATGGCGCGGATGGCCGCAACGGCAGCGGCACCGGCCGATTCCGGGGTTGCTGCGCCGATCCACCGCCTCGCGCCGCTGCGTTTCCTGGCGGGCGGGTTGCTGATGAAGTGCGCCGGCGGTATCGTGGTTGGCGTTTTCACGGTGGAATCGGGGAGCGGGCATGTCGGCACTGATTTGCGGGTCTTTTGCTTTTGATACCATCATGGTGTTTCACGACCGGTTCAAAAACCACATCCTTCCCGAACAGGTGCATATCCTGAATGTCTCGTTCCTGGTGCCGGAGTTGCGCCGTGAGTTCGGCGGGTGTGCGGGGAATATCGCCTACAACCTCCGTCTGCTCGGAGGATCGAGCCGTCCGATGGGCACAGTGGGCAACGATTTTGGCCCCTATGCGGCGTGGTTGGACGAGAACGATATCGATCGCCACTATGTCACGACGGTAGAAGGGGCCTATACCGCCCAGGCCTATATCACCACCGACCTGGACGATAACCAGATCACGGCCTTCCACCCCGGCGCCATGAACTCCGCGCACCAGAACCGGGTACCGAGCGGCGATGGAATAACGGTAGGGATCGTGTCGCCCGATGGACGCCAGGGCATGATCGAACACGCCGCGCAGTTCGCGCAGGCGGGGATTCCGTTCATCTTTGATCCCGGACAGGGCATGCCGATGTTCGACGGCCCGGCCCTGAGCGCGTTCGTGGACCAGGCGACCTGGGTGACCCTCAACGACTACGAGTTTCAACTAATGCAGGAGCGGACCGGGCTCGGCGCGCAGGAGCTGGCGGGACGCGTAACGGCACTGATCATCACCCGCGGTGGCGCGGGTTCCACCATCTACAGCGGCGGGCGCCAGATCGACATCCCGGCGGCGCCGGTGACCCGCGTGGCGGATCCCACCGGGTGCGGTGACGCCTATCGCGCGGGCCTGTTGTATGGTCTGATGAACGACCTGGACTGGGAGACCACCGGGCGGATCGCATCCCTGATGGGGGCCGTCAAGATCGAGCACCACGGTACCCAGAACCACCGGTTCGACCGGGCAGGTTTTGGAGACCGGTTCAAGGAGGCTTTCGGCTATGCCCTGTGAGCGGCGGGGCGGTATCGGGCGGGCGGAGGCGGGGCGATGAACGCGAGGAACGGATACGGGATACTGCGGCGCGCGCCGATAGCGTTTGCCGCCGGGTTGACGCTGCTGGGGGCCGTGGCCTGCGCTCCGGTGGCGGTACTGCATCCGGACGACGCGGAGCTCGGCCGCGCGCTGGCGACGCTAGCGCCGGTCACGCCGGTGTCGGCACGGGCGGATTTCCGTCTTGCGGAGGATTCCAAAACCGTGACACTGCCCAGTGAGGATGCGGCACGCCGCGCCTTGCAGACAGCGGACCGGATGCTCGCCCAAGCCGGACCGGCGGCGCTGGGGCGCTGGTTCACCCCGTTTGGCGCGGGCGCCCCGCAGGTGACCATAGTGGCGCAGGTGGTGGAATTCGACTACCGGACCCACAGCGCCGCGGGGGTCAGTCGGCCGACCTTCGCGGTCGCGGTGCAGATCCGGGCCCTGGCCGGGGATGGCCGCGTGCTCGTGAAGGGGGTGTACCGTTCCGGCCCGGTGCAAGGTAGCCGGTACGTGTCGGTACTCCGGGGTAAGGGCGCCTACGAGGATGAGTTCAACCGCACCGCTTACCGGGCGTTGCTGATCGCCTTGGACCGCGGCTTGGCGCAGGTCTCCAAGCACTTGGTTCCCGATGGTATTCCCCTGACGGATTAGATTTGGATACCGCACCGCCGTGCGTCGTGCAGGGGCGCAAAGCGTAGCTGACATGCCGCCGCGTCGGTGACAGGGGAGGCTGGTCGCTCCTGTTGAGTGCGCGGGATCCGGGTGGGCAATGCGGGTTGGTGCTCCGCTTGGCCCCGGAAGGTCTCCACCCCCCCCCCGTGGCTGGCGTACCCCAGCGTCCGCGAAGTAACAGTTCCTTCCAGGAAATCTGCATTCTCATTTTTGAACTACACTGTAGGGGCACGCATGGCGCGGGATCCCGGGCATGGCCCTGCCCATGGTGGTGGGAAGACTGGGAAGTCAGATTTCCCTTCCAACGCGACGTGCCCATAGTAATCAATTGTATTTTTTATAAAAATTTTGTTGGTATGGTTCCTGCTTTGGGTTGGGGATAGACGTGCCCCGGGGCCATCGTGGCGGGTCGGGAATCAGGAGGATGCGATGAGCGACTTCGAGCAGCGCAAGCTTACGCCGATCACGTTTCTGCAAACGTTCGTGACGCAGAGCGTGAAGATCGCCGCCCAACTCGGGAATAAGGGAACCGGGGACGCCAGCCACATCGAACATCTGGGAATCGCCGCCAGCAGTTGCCTGGAGGATACCTGCCGCCGGCAGATGGGTGTCCATGGGGACATCAGCCGTGATCAGTATGCCAATATGATCGTGCGGATCAAGAATCAGATCGGCGGGAACTTCTCGCGTGCATCCAGCGAGCCCGGCGTGGTCCGGGTAGTGAATACCCGTTGTCCGTTCGGCGATGCCGTGAAGGAGGCGCCGGAGCTGTGCCGTATGACGTCGAGTGTGTTCGGCGGCATTGCCGCGCGCAATTTCGGTTACGCGAAGGTGGAACTACGCAAGCGTATCGCGACCAACGACGGGTGCTGCGAGGTGTGCGTCTACACGGACCCGGAGCAGGCCGTGGACAAACCGGGTGACGAATACCGCAGCGAAGGCAATACCATCACGGCGAAGTCGACAACCGTAGACATCGTCGTGAGGGTAGAGGAGAAGATGCGCAAGGCGTGGTGCCACGCGGCCAGCAAGGAGCGCCCGCCGGAGAATGCCCGGCACCTGATTGTGGCC contains:
- the trkD gene encoding potassium transporter Kup (Responsible for the low-affinity transport of potassium into the cell; involved in potassium ion uptake under hyper-osmotic stress at a low pH); amino-acid sequence: MAKQGNEPGRNAQQEALKRAPPAAPHSKSFAVLAVAVLGVVYGDIGTSPIYALRECFAGKDPIAITQGNVLGILSLILWTLLLVVSLKYMVYVLRADNRGEGGTFALLALLRPERDQGRRRRRVLILVGVLGASMLYGGAMITPAISVLSAVEGLQIAAPHLHSFVIPLTVVILLVLFAVQSHGTAKMGAVFGPLTLIWFAVLAVLGICGILHAPAVLLAVNPWYAVKFFAVNGMTGFLAMYAVFLVTTGGEALYADLGHFGRQPIRKVWFVFVLPALLLNYFGQGALLISEPSTTIHPFFNLAPTWALYPLVVLATIATCIASQAVITGAYSLTRQAVQLGLLPRLTVKQTSPDARGQIYMPTVNWLLMIAAIGLVLAFRSSGNLAAAYGVAVNSTMVITTVLAFNVARERGGWGLPAAMVFLLGFLAIDLGFLGSNLLKIPDGGWLPLLIGLVLFTVMTTWRRGAGLLADQIARSTPDLETFIGRVEGERIPRIPGAAVFFTGRLEQTPPALQKLVRHTGVLHERVIVTTVVMEPVPKTDRDERIELEQLGAGFYRLVLRYGFMQGPNIPSEFAACAELGLTLDLDDIHYFIGHVDLLAGRKRNGMAAWRDHLFTYMANNTQDATAFYQIPAAQVMKVGLQVGI
- the ligA gene encoding DNA ligase (NAD(+)) LigA (this protein catalyzes the formation of phosphodiester linkages between 5'-phosphoryl and 3'-hydroxyl groups in double-stranded DNA using NAD as a coenzyme and as the energy source for the reaction; essential for DNA replication and repair of damaged DNA; similar to ligase LigB), whose amino-acid sequence is MKAPVSAARRARELREQLAEHNYRYYVLDQPEISDAQYDRLLRELQVLECDHPELVTPDSPTQRVGAEPVKGFGEVHHRIPMLSLDNAFSETELAEFDRRVRDRLDAERISYHAAPKFDGLSVSLRYADGQLLHGGTRGDGSHGEDITANVRTIRNVPLRLRGRGWPDAFDVRGEVVIPKPAFERLNVERTQQGEAVFANPRNAAAGSLRQLDSRVTARRPLAFFPWGLGEVSEPFAATHSEVMTHLKAWGFAVGEDFHAVEGLDGCLAYYRQMLQRRERLAFEVDGVVYKVDAFSDCERLGFTSRAPRWAVAHKFPAQEETTVVREILASVGRTGVLTPVAILEPVAVGGVIVSRATLHNQDEVDRKDVRVGDTVIVRRAGDVIPEVVGVIPAKRPPRTRRWHLPKTCPVCGSEVVRLEGEVAHRCMGGLYCAAQRKQAIRHFAARRAMDIDGLGDKLVDQLVDQELVRDPADLYALTQDQLAALERMAAKSAANLLGALDKSKSTTLERFLYALGIREVGEATARNLAGHFGGLEDLMAAEPEHLQEVPDVGPVAARSVCAFFQEPHNRTVIEKLLQAGVHWAAPDRTARKPLAGKTCVLTGALASMSRDEAKARLQALGAKVAGSVSRNTDFLVAGTDPGSKLDKARGLGVQILDERALEKLLSG
- a CDS encoding carbohydrate kinase family protein — its product is MSALICGSFAFDTIMVFHDRFKNHILPEQVHILNVSFLVPELRREFGGCAGNIAYNLRLLGGSSRPMGTVGNDFGPYAAWLDENDIDRHYVTTVEGAYTAQAYITTDLDDNQITAFHPGAMNSAHQNRVPSGDGITVGIVSPDGRQGMIEHAAQFAQAGIPFIFDPGQGMPMFDGPALSAFVDQATWVTLNDYEFQLMQERTGLGAQELAGRVTALIITRGGAGSTIYSGGRQIDIPAAPVTRVADPTGCGDAYRAGLLYGLMNDLDWETTGRIASLMGAVKIEHHGTQNHRFDRAGFGDRFKEAFGYAL